From a single Mycolicibacterium moriokaense genomic region:
- a CDS encoding nitronate monooxygenase: MFAFSHCRDVVAAVSANGGLGVLGASAFTAEEVEVELDWIDQNCGDAPYGIDFAFPTRSSTSSADSSFEDVPEEHRIFVDDILSRHGISVVPEVTDEERPTYRGIDYGDYDEALEVVYRHPNCKLIASALGSPPRHVVERAHAEGRLIAALAGKPQHAIRSVAEGADIIVCQGSEAGGHVGEVSTMVLAPQVVDAVAPIPVLVAGGIANGRQMAAAMALGGAGVWTGSMWLMTEESDLSPEMQQKLIDADSWRTVRSRSLTGKPCRILRSTWSDLWEAEDSPRPLPMPQQGILVEDALRRIERAARLREGGGLDLLTYPAGQVIGQFGRINKSARLLLDMVEEYISSVEALGEALTQG, translated from the coding sequence GTGTTCGCCTTCAGCCACTGCCGTGACGTCGTGGCTGCGGTATCTGCAAACGGTGGTCTCGGCGTACTGGGCGCGAGCGCGTTCACCGCCGAGGAGGTGGAGGTCGAACTCGACTGGATCGACCAGAATTGTGGCGATGCGCCATACGGAATCGACTTCGCCTTCCCGACGCGGTCTTCCACGTCCTCGGCAGACTCCTCTTTCGAGGATGTGCCCGAGGAGCATCGGATATTCGTCGACGACATACTGAGCCGACACGGCATCTCGGTCGTCCCCGAGGTAACCGACGAGGAACGTCCGACCTACCGCGGCATCGACTACGGCGACTACGACGAAGCACTTGAAGTTGTCTACCGGCATCCCAACTGCAAGTTGATCGCAAGCGCGCTGGGTTCGCCGCCGCGCCACGTGGTGGAACGAGCGCATGCCGAAGGGCGACTGATCGCCGCCCTCGCCGGCAAACCCCAACACGCAATCCGCAGCGTGGCCGAAGGCGCAGACATCATCGTGTGCCAGGGTTCGGAGGCCGGCGGGCATGTCGGTGAGGTATCCACCATGGTGCTGGCGCCACAAGTGGTGGACGCGGTCGCCCCCATCCCGGTTCTCGTGGCTGGTGGCATCGCGAATGGTCGACAAATGGCGGCGGCAATGGCCCTCGGCGGTGCAGGGGTCTGGACCGGTTCGATGTGGCTGATGACTGAGGAATCCGACCTCAGCCCGGAGATGCAGCAGAAACTCATCGACGCTGATTCGTGGCGAACCGTTCGATCCCGCTCACTCACCGGCAAACCGTGCCGAATTCTACGCTCGACCTGGTCTGATCTGTGGGAAGCAGAGGATTCGCCGAGGCCGCTGCCCATGCCGCAGCAGGGCATCTTGGTCGAGGATGCGCTGCGCCGCATCGAACGGGCCGCACGCCTCAGGGAAGGCGGTGGACTCGATCTTCTGACCTACCCCGCAGGGCAAGTCATCGGGCAGTTCGGGCGAATCAACAAATCTGCGCGCCTACTTCTCGACATGGTCGAGGAATACATCAGCAGCGTCGAGGCCCTCGGAGAGGCGCTTACCCAAGGCTGA
- a CDS encoding SDR family oxidoreductase, with the protein MTLDGTVAIVFDESSGLGAATHAALRRHGATVIVAGPDDQGYDRDVVFVKNDWTDEAQVARVCDTARRYGPVRTAVSISGVSASRRLVDRFGAVHPLGDFDRIVKEGIYGPFNVMRLVAAEMTRNEPDVNDERGVIVNTSSVAAYDGQVGQVAYAAAKGGVAAMTLPAARDLAPAGIRICTIAPGLFATPKAAGLPADIARSVPQPQRLGHPAEFADLVVHIVLNPYLNGEVIRLDGGLRLPAK; encoded by the coding sequence GTGACGCTCGATGGCACGGTGGCAATCGTCTTTGACGAGTCTTCCGGACTCGGGGCGGCCACCCATGCCGCGCTGCGGAGGCACGGCGCGACCGTCATTGTCGCCGGGCCGGACGATCAGGGCTACGACCGCGACGTCGTCTTCGTGAAGAACGATTGGACCGACGAGGCTCAGGTAGCGCGGGTGTGTGATACCGCCCGCCGGTACGGCCCGGTGCGAACGGCCGTGTCGATCTCCGGTGTCTCCGCCTCGCGACGCCTGGTTGATCGATTCGGGGCGGTGCATCCGCTCGGGGATTTCGATCGCATCGTCAAGGAAGGAATCTACGGGCCGTTCAATGTGATGCGACTGGTGGCGGCGGAGATGACCAGAAACGAGCCCGACGTCAACGATGAACGTGGCGTCATCGTCAACACATCCTCCGTGGCGGCCTACGACGGGCAGGTGGGCCAGGTGGCGTACGCGGCCGCCAAAGGTGGCGTTGCCGCGATGACGTTGCCCGCCGCACGCGACCTGGCACCGGCGGGAATACGGATATGCACCATCGCACCCGGGCTGTTCGCGACTCCGAAAGCAGCCGGTCTGCCTGCGGATATCGCCAGGTCCGTCCCCCAACCCCAGAGACTCGGCCATCCCGCGGAGTTCGCAGACCTAGTGGTGCACATCGTGCTGAATCCGTACCTCAAC